A region of Lycium barbarum isolate Lr01 chromosome 3, ASM1917538v2, whole genome shotgun sequence DNA encodes the following proteins:
- the LOC132632823 gene encoding uncharacterized protein LOC132632823 — MECKPPELVVFLRDSNHQVFKDICMDGEECSVQNCELNHRNIYYMLKYELDNSAEVEYNVSDSKPESYEGIVKQFDDDSKKLLMESKAATEIADAISFSHDFPKRPSLDRELVDQKENQDKEMKPVSMASEFVSKEACCDKNSVADSISREGSVPNTKAENSTSIEYGTPRSLASLFASQNTEKLPDHEDSNLVAVSATKQCHDNISVRSSSTNSTKSFAFPVLTTEWAGSPAKMVEADKRDFKRRNYHWRMCFDFCK, encoded by the exons ATGGAGTGCAAACCACCCGAATTAGTTGTTTTTCTTCGAGACAGCAATCATCAAGTTTTCAAGGACATTTGTATGGATGGGGAAGAATGTTCTGTGCAAAATTGTGAGTTGAACCAccgtaatatttattacatgctCAAGTATGAACTGGACAATAGTGCAGAAGTAGAGTACAACGTTTCTGATTCCAAGCCTGAATCGTATGAGGGCATTGTTAAGCAGTTTGACGACGACTCTAAGAAGCTATTGATGGAATCTAAAGCTGCTACTGAGATTGCTGATGCCATTTCCTTTAGCCATGATTTTCCAAAACGGCCGAGTTTGGACAGAGAGCTGGTTGATCAAAAAGAGAATCAG GATAAAGAGATGAAACCAGTCTCAATGGCCTCTGAGTTCGTCTCCAAGGAAGCATGTTGTGACAAAAATAGTGTAGCAGATTCAATTTCTAGAGAAGGATCAGTACCAAATACAAAGGCAGAAAACAGCACAAGCATTGAATATGGAACGCCAAGAAGTTTAGCATCACTGTTTGCGAGTCAGAACACTGAAAAGCTTCCAGATCATGAAGACTCGAATCTTGTAGCGGTCTCAGCAACGAAGCAATGTCATGATAACATCTCTGTTCGGTCGAGTAGCACCAACAGCACAAAATCTTTTGCATTTCCTGT ACTAACCACAGAGTGGGCCGGCAGCCCTGCCAAGATGGTGGAGGCTGATAAGAGAGATTTTAAAAGGCGAAATTATCACTGGAGAATGTGCTTTGATTTCTGCAAATAA
- the LOC132632825 gene encoding protein MICROTUBULE BINDING PROTEIN 2C-like, whose amino-acid sequence MYEPQQLSDNNAGGFSAGADVSPTLRRTDSSLSNSTVDRTVDRMLFNDLVEIVPLVQSLIDRKAKSSFTRRGSMTYTKTPSRESLYKKTSEAKGRNAAQSNATKKHRDQNKNVGGDQDGFAENISMLSSRSYLSEKDREELKALREQVEDMQKKLLEKDELLKEIEVSKNEMASIYAKLDVMKKEYAEKDSLLDSTQAKLSDAKVKLADKQAAVEKLEWEATTSRKKVEKLQEDLEVVQREIAFFMLFVQKLTKNGSRGLAEDYDVIPYLCDKNIETGQPNETGMQEVELAREAYIAAIAAAKENQDEASFSAAAKARLYLQSLVLRT is encoded by the exons ATGTATGAGCCACAACAGTTGTCGGACAACAATGCCGGTGGTTTCAGTGCCGGAGCTGACGTGTCACCTACTCTCCGGCGAACTGATTCATCTCTCTCTAATTCAACTGTTGACCGAACAGTTGACCGAATGCTCTTCAATGACCTCGTTGAGATCGTCCCTCTTGTTCAATCCCTCATT gaTCGAAAGGCGAAGTCTTCATTTACTAGAAGGGGATCAATGACCTACACCAAAACGCCTTCAAGAGAGTCTCTATACAAGAAG ACTTCTGAAGCAAAAGGAAGGAACGCAGCTCAATCAAATGCAACGAAAAAGCATAGGGACCAAAATAAAAATGTTGGCGGTGACCAAGATGGATTTGCTGAGAACATTTCAATGCTTTCCTCAAGGTCATATTTGTCAGAAAAAGATAGAGAAGAATTAAAGGCTTTGAGGGAGCAAGTGGAGGATATGCAAAAAAAGTTATTGgagaaagatgaacttttgaAGGAAATAGAGGTGTCAAAGAATGAAATGGCTTCTATTTATGCTAAACTAGATGTAATGAAAAAGGAATATGCAGAAAAGGACTCTTTACTCGATTCGACTCAAGCGAAACTCTCTGATGCGAAG GTTAAGCTAGCCGACAAGCAGGCAGCAGTGGAGAAGTTAGAATGGGAAGCGACGACTTCAAGAAAGAAAGTGGAGAAGCTGCAGGAAGATCTAGAGGTGGTGCAGCGAGAAATAGCATTTTTCATGCTGTTTGTTCAAAAGTTGACAAAGAATGGTTCCAGGGGTTTAGCTGAAGATTATGATGTTATCCCTTACTTATGTGACAAGAACATCGAAACG GGTCAACCAAATGAAACAGGAATGCAGGAAGTAGAGTTGGCAAGAGAAGCTTATATTGCAGCAATTGCCGCTGCTAAAGAAAATCAAGATGAAGCATCTTTTTCCGCAGCTGCCAAAGCAAGATTATATCTGCAGTCACTTGTTCTGAGAACATAA
- the LOC132632826 gene encoding protein BREAKING OF ASYMMETRY IN THE STOMATAL LINEAGE, with product MSSPYTVTRLVRWRIRDWVSCFYACRFPLEEEKDKFCSMTPEKTSRKMIFDPMGDSRKNRKKKLNKKMEHRKKETVKVSAEKAEEGEKDSNWPRFSEEDYIVFCFEEDGGIHIVEDRKSEAFHQKIDHANLTSKPVCRKLKYVENVPEVLPQSKHDMVSVDGENSYESAEEQIPVSEDKSEGKGSDDMEDEWPPAVIKEISHIGEVSESKTTPSAESSDSNYSNGSTGSFAFPVLGWEWMGSPAQMPKPEEEEEEEGPRFGKHKAWSSVRHHCCKF from the exons ATGAGCAGTCCATACACAGTAACCAGGCTTGTGAGATGGCGCATTAGAGATTGGGTATCTTGTTTCTATGCTTGCAGGTTCCCCTTAG AGGAAGAAAAAGATAAGTTTTGCTCAATGACGCCTGAAAAAACGAGTAGGAAAATGATTTTCGACCCAATGGGTGATAGCAGAAAGAACAGAAAGAAGAAGTTGAACAAGAAAATGGAACACAGAAAAAAAGAAACAGTGAAAGTTTCAGCAGAGAAGGCTGAAGAAGGAGAAAAGGACTCGAATTGGCCTCGGTTCTCAGAAGAGGATTATATAGTGTTTTGCTTCGAAGAAGATGGAGGAATACATATAGTGGAAGATAGAAAGTCGGAAGCATTTCACCAGAAAATTGATCATGCTAACTTAACTTCAAAGCCTGTGTGTAGAAAG CTTAAGTATGTAGAGAATGTACCAGAGGTACTTCCTCAAAGTAAACACGACATGGTCAGTGTAGATGGAGAAAACAGCTATGAGTCAGCTGAAGAACAGATTCCTGTTTCAGAAGATAAG AGTGAGGGGAAAGGGAGCGACGATATGGAAGACGAATGGCCACCGGCTGTGATTAAAGAGATTAGTCACATAGGTGAGGTTAGTGAAAGCAAAACAACTCCATCTGCGGAATCAAGTGACTCTAATTACTCCAATGGTAGCACTGGTTCCTTTGCCTTCCCTGT GTTGGGCTGGGAATGGATGGGCAGTCCAGCTCAAATGCCAAAacctgaagaagaagaagaagaagaaggcccACGTTTTGGGAAGCATAAGGCTTGGAGCAGCGTTCGTCATCACTGTTGCAAATTTTGA